The window ACTATCTCTGGTTCAACCCCACGACCAATGTGCTGCGGATTAACGGCCAAATCCGCATCAACGGCTCGCTGGAGTTCACCGGCAAAGGCAACGACACCACCATCAACTACTCCGGGCGCGGCGCCATCCTCGCCACGGGGGATGTGAAGATTGACACCAATCTGCTCAGTTGCAACAACGGAAACCCCGCCTCCACGGCCCTCAGTTTCCCCGAAAACAACTGCATCGGCATCATGACCAAGTCGGACATGACGGTGGGTTCCAATGCCCAGTTGGACATCATGGGCGCCTTCTATGCGCAGGGCACCATCTCCACGTCAAAACAGACGAATGTGCTGGGCACTTTTGTGGCCAATTACTTCAACATGGGAACGAATGTCCCCCGCATTTACCAGGTCCCCGTGCTGGGCGGCCTCATCCCGCTGGGCATGGTGGGTGACTACCCCATAGGCGCGGTGTCCCGGGTGTCCTGGCGCGAACTGGGCGCGTGATTCGGCCTATTTCCCTGTGATGGGCTCGGTGACGCGCTCTGTGGACTCGACCACGACCACGCCCCCCGGCGTGATCCGGAACCTGCGGGCATCCTCGGCCAGATTGTAGCCGATGACGGTGCGCTCGGGGATGATCACGTTCTTTTCCACAATGGCCCGGCGGATGCGGCTGTGCCGTCCGACCACGACCCCGTCCATCAGGATGGACTCCACCACTTGGGCATAAGAGTTGACCCGCACCTCCGGAGAGAGGACGCACCGGTCCACCGTGCCCCCGCTGAGGATGCATCCGGGGCTGACTATCGAGTCCATGGCCACGCCGAAGCGGCTGCCCACCTCGGCAAACACGAATTTGGCCGGGGGCAGCATGGGCAGGTTGGTGCGCAGGGGCCAGCGCCTGTCGTAAAGGTTGAAGTGCGGGCTGACGGAGACCAGGTCCATGTTGGCCTCCCAGTAACTGTCCAGGGTGCCCACATCCCGCCAGTACTGCGCCTCCTTCCTGTTCTCATCCTCGAACTTGTAGGTGTACACCGGATGGGTCTTGATCATTCGCGGAATGATGTCCTTGCCGAAATCGTGGGTTGAGGCGTCGCGCTCGGCGTCCTCCCGGACGGTCTTTTTCAGCACCCCGGCGTTGAACGCGTAGATGCCCATCGAGGCCAGGGCCCTGTCGGGCACGCCGGGAATGGGCTTCGGATGCTCCGGCTTTTCCTCGAAACCCAGCACTCTCCCCTCCGCGTCAACCTCGAAGACCCCGAAACGGGACGCCTCGTCCAATGGTGCCTCGATGGCCGCGATGGTCAGCGCGGCCCCGGTCTCCCGGTGGCGCCGCAGCATTTTCTCGTAGTTCATCTTGTAGATGTGGTCGCCGGAAAGGATGAGCACCTCGTCCGGGGTGAACTGGTTGATGGAATAGAGGTTCTGGAATATGGCGTCCGCCGTGCCCAGATACCAGTTGCTGTTCACCCGCATCTGCGGCGGGATAATCTCGATGAACTCCCCGAGTTCCGGGTGCATGATGTTCCAGGCGGAGTGCACGTGCCGGGCCAGGGAATTGGACTTGTACTGGGTGAGGACCAGTATCTGCCGGCAGCCGGAATTGATGCAGTTCGAGAGGGTGAAATCAATGATGCGGTACATCCCCCCAAAGGGGACCGCGGGCTTGGCCCGGTTTTTTGTCAGGGGGTACAGGCGCTCCCCGGCCCCCCCGGCCAACAGAATCGTCAACACCCGCTGCATGGCGCGCTCCTTCCGTCCTCCGGCGCGGCCCGGCACCCTAAAAGGGCGGGGCAAATGGAACGCCCGCAACTTTTACGCAGGGTTTCCCCGTGGCGGGATGGGCGCTTTGCGCCTGGAAATGTTTTCCCCGAAACGGGGACTTTTAACAATTATACCATCCCGCCCTGCGGAATCCCCGGACGCCGCATCCGCATCAGTCCGGCGGGATTCTCCACGCGCACGCGCCGGTTGGAAAGGGTTATCATCCCCTCCTCCCGGAATTCATGGAGAATGAGCGTCACCTTTTCACGGCTTGCACCGACCAGGTTCGCCAGTTCCTGGTGGGTGACATGAACGGTGAAGGGGTCCGCCCCGGCCTCCCCGCGCCCGAGCCGCAGCAGGGCCGAGGCGACCCTCCCCCGGACCGTGCTGAAGACGATCTCGGCGAAGACCTCCTCCAGGGTGAGCACCCGCCGGGTCAGTTCGAGGGAGAGGGCCAGCGCCACCTCGACCTCCTCGTACACCAGCCGCCGAAAGTCGTCCGAGCGCATGAGACAGAGCAGGGAATTCTCCAGGGCCTCGGCGTATTTTATCCGCTTGGGCTGGTCCGCGAGGAGGACATCCCCCAGCATGTCGCCCGGTCCCAGATGCCGGTAGGTGAGCTCCCGGCCGTCCCCCGCCGCGAGCCCCACCTTCACCCGGCCCTCGCGCACCCAGTACACATAATCGCAGGGGTCGTCCGGAAAAAAAATAATCTGGCGCGGCTCATACCTGCGGTGGTAGGTGTAGGCCTCGATCCGGGCCAGGGTCTCCCGGCCCATGTTCTGAAAGAAAGGCTCGCCGTCCAGCGGCAGGGCCGTCTTGATGGGTCTTGGCACAGCCTTGCACCTCCTGTGTGAAACGCACCCCCATTATACACGCCGGAACGGACGCGCCGTCCGGTGCGGCCACACCGTCAGGCCGGACACTTTACAACTGGGATGAAAAAGGATTTTTTTACTGCTACAGGTTTTGGGTCAAGGGCATTTGCTGAATCAGTCCCACTTTGAAGGGGGTGGCCCCGGAGGGACCGGGGGATGTTCCTGCAAAAAAATCACTGACGGAATGGCAAAGTTTTTGGGAGAATAACATCCCCCGGCGCTAAAGCGCCACCCCCTTCAAAGGGGGAATTAACCACTGTGTTTTCAAGTTGTTACAGGTAACTCCAAGGCGCTTGTGTGCTTCCCGTTTAATGCGGTTGCCCTGGCCACACCGCTACCGCATCAGGTCCAAAAAACCGGCCGCGCCCCCGGCGTGCGCCAGAAAGCCGAATCGGAGCATGTAGAACAGCGTGGCCAGCACCGCCCATCCCGCCAGCGCCAGAAGCAGGGGGTACCGCAGCGCCTGCCGGAGCAGGGCGGCGCGGGCCTGTTTCGGAGACTCCGGCGTGGACATGTCCGTTTCGGGCCCGCCGGGCTCTTTTACTGCATCTGCATCCATGCGGACACCTGGAGCTCGTCGGACTCGTAACCGGCGAGCAGGCTGACAACGTTGATTTTCGCGGCAATTTCACGCCAGGGAACCAGCAGGCCAAGGAAGGACTCCGGGGTGTGGTCGCGCAGGAAACCGAAGGTTGCGAGTTCGGACCCCGCCTCGCCCACCGCGTCCATCACCTGATCGGGCCGCATGGACAGGTAAAGGTTGCCGGACTGCTCGATGGTTTCCGGCGGGGCGCCGCCGAGCACCGCGCGCGCGTCGTCCAGGCTGGAACTGACAAGCACGCCCCCGCCATACTCGGCAAAGGTCGGCTCAATGGACGGGCCGCCCACCAGCGGGACATGAATGATGCCGGTCTCGGGTTCCACGCGGGGAATCCAGTCAATTTCAGGGTTGTCCTTCGGCGGCGCGGGCGGGGACTCCCTGAGCGCGGCGAGGGCCTCCGCGCCCCCGTCCACGGTGGCCACAACCAGGGGGACGGGGACCATCTCGTCCACATCCATCCCCCGCCAGGACAGGCGCAGTCCGGAACCCGCCTGAAGCAGCACCGCGCGCGCGAGGCCCGCGAACGCCCCCCAGGGCGCCGCCGTGTCCGGCGCGGGCGCCTCCAGAAACGCCGCAACCGCCGCCTCCCGGCCCATGACGGCGGCAACGCGGGGCAGGGCCTCGCGCAGGGGCAGTCCCAGACTTGCCGAAAGGGCCAGCGGTCCGGACGGGGGCGCCGTGAGCCGCTGCGGCGACACCCCCTGAAGCTGCGCGGCAAACATCCCGCGCCGCCCGTCGTTCAGGTGCGCGCGGACCGCCGCGCTCGCGCCTTCGGGGGCCACCCGGAGGGTGAATTCCACGCGGTCAAACCAGCCGGACAGCAGGGCGTGCGTGGCCGGGTCTATCCTGCCGAAGAGGTCGGCGCCCGTGGCGCCGGCCACCCAGGCCTTCAGCGCGCCCTCCCCCAAGGCCTCTTTCCCGTCCAGCGTGAGCGCGTGGACAAGGGCGCGGCGCGAGGGGCTTGCCAGCAGTATGCGGCCCCGCACGGCGTAATAGAGGCCCGCGTCCGCGACTTTGCACAGTCTAAGACCGCCCGCGTGGTCGCCCTCTATTCCGGGAAGGAACCGGGACAGTTTCGCCGCCAGACAGCCGATGCGGGTCATGCGGGTGACCAAAAGCACCTCGGAGAAGTCGTCCAGCCGGGGGCTGACCCAGTGGCTCACGCCCGTGCTGAGGTTGTTCAGAAGCCACTCGGGAACGGGCAGTTCCCCCGTGGCGGCCTTGGCCGCGCCCCGCGCGGCGCTTTCCTCCGGAAACAGCTCCCAGATGCGCGAGCGCGCGAGCAGGTCGCGCTTGCGCATGATTTCGTCCACGCTGGCGTGGACGGCGCCGTCCGCGGGCACCAGTCCGCCCATGTCATGGCTGTTGCGGGTGGTCCAGAGCGCGGCGGCCAGCAGGAGCGCCGCCGCGACCAGCACCCAGCCGCCCACACGTCCGGCCCTGCGGCGCAGGTCGCGGCGCCGCTTGCGCGGGTTGCCGCCCCAGGAATAATTGCGCAGCACGTCACTCATTTCAGGTTTAATCCTTCAGGGAAAGGGTGGTGTGCGGGCCGGGTCCGCCGTCCTTGCCGGGAAACGCGACATGCACCTTGCCCGATTTGGGCACGAAAACCACGCTGTGCCGCGTGGCGCTGTTCCATATCTGCTCCGGCCCGCCCTTGCCGTCGCCTGTGTCGCCGAGGATGCGCTGCATTTCACGGTCGCCCACAATGCGCTTTTCAGCGGCCAGTTCGGCGAAGCGCGCGTAGCGGGCCTGGTCCTCCGGCGGCGTGGCCGGGGAGGCCGGGTCCATGCCCAGCAGCAGGCCCTCCTTGTCGGTCCGCCGCACGGTCACCGCCTGGCCAAACTCGACCACCGCCGCGGCGGGTTTCTTGCCGTCGAATCCGGCCACCAGCACGTGCACGCCCCGCGCATGCGTGAGCGCCTGAAGGGCGGCAATGGCGGCCTCCGGTTTCTCCGCGTTCTGCAGCAGGTCACGGAGCACCATTTCCACCGGCGGACCCTGCATCGCCTTCGCGCCCTGCGCATCGGCGGTGCGCTCCATGCACAGCACCAGCCCGGCGTCGTTCATGCCGGTGAAGACGCCCGCGTTCCAGGAAAAACCCACCTGGACATAGGCGCGGCCCGTGTCGGGTCTCACTTTGGTGACCACGGGCAGTTCGTTGTCCCAGCGCCAGTCCAGGTTCCGGGCGACCAGCAGGTCGTCCGCCCCGGCGGGCAGCCCCACCGCCGCGGCCATGGTGCAGATGGGCGCCGAGAAGAGGGGGCTCTTGTCCGCCAGCGCGTCAAAGGTCGAGGCGCTTTGCAGCAGCCACACCGCGTCGAAGGGCAGGCCCGCCCCGGCGGCCAGCCCCTCCATCTCCAGAAAGGCGGTGTCCGGCGTGTCTTTGAGCAGGGGCCGGGCGGCCATGCCCAGCATCGGGACCATCAGCGTGGAGGGCTCCAGGAATTTGGGCCAGTAGGCCCAGGCGCTCTGGGGCGGGGTCCAGGCGCCCGAGCGCAGGGGCTCGACTATCCGCTGCCGCCACCGGAGCCGCAGGTCCTCGGCAAAGGCCCGGCCCCGCGCCTCGCCGATGCTTTTCGGGTCGCCCGCCAGATTGAGCAGCAGGCCGCCGGGAATTTCCTCGACCGTTGCGGGCTCCACCGGCGCCGGATCGGGCACCGCCTCGGACTTGCCCATCAGGCGGGTGAATTCACGGTAGAACCAGTCCTCGATGCGCGGCCCGTAGAAATTCATGGCCGCCTCGTAGTTCTGCTCGGCGTAAAGGTGCTTGGGCACGAAGTACATGATGTAGTCGTTGGACAGGCCGACGGAGAACTGGGCGGCGTAGCCGAGTTCCAGGGCGCGGCGGCGCAGTTCCAGGCCGATTTCCACGCAGGCCTCGCCGGGGAGGAAAGTCATTAGCAGGTCATTGATTTCCAGGGTCTGGAGGAACACCGACTTGGGCATCATGTCCCCGGCCAGCGCGAGCGGCAGGGCCGGCTCGGCGGACGCCACCCGCAGGGTCGCCTCGCCGCAGTTGATGCCGTTGATGACCTCCTTGGCGCGCTGCGCAAGAAGCCGCCCGACGGATTCCGTGCGCGCCCAGTCCGACTTGTTCTCCGGATTGCCGATGGTCTGGTTGCCCTGGGTGCCGTTCAGGAAAATGGGCACACACTCCGGCCGGGTCAGTTTTTCCATCTCCGTGTAGAAGAAGCCGGGATAATCCGCGGAAAACTGGTACATGTCCGCGTCGCCGATGGAGGTCGGGTGCGCCGCCATGTTGGCCACCACGCTGATGGGGTTGCCGTCGGCGTCCTCCACCAGGATGACCCCGATTTGCTCGTCCCTTGGCCCCCCGCTGAAACGC is drawn from Candidatus Hydrogenedentota bacterium and contains these coding sequences:
- a CDS encoding Crp/Fnr family transcriptional regulator; translated protein: MPRPIKTALPLDGEPFFQNMGRETLARIEAYTYHRRYEPRQIIFFPDDPCDYVYWVREGRVKVGLAAGDGRELTYRHLGPGDMLGDVLLADQPKRIKYAEALENSLLCLMRSDDFRRLVYEEVEVALALSLELTRRVLTLEEVFAEIVFSTVRGRVASALLRLGRGEAGADPFTVHVTHQELANLVGASREKVTLILHEFREEGMITLSNRRVRVENPAGLMRMRRPGIPQGGMV
- the glgC gene encoding glucose-1-phosphate adenylyltransferase, which encodes MQRVLTILLAGGAGERLYPLTKNRAKPAVPFGGMYRIIDFTLSNCINSGCRQILVLTQYKSNSLARHVHSAWNIMHPELGEFIEIIPPQMRVNSNWYLGTADAIFQNLYSINQFTPDEVLILSGDHIYKMNYEKMLRRHRETGAALTIAAIEAPLDEASRFGVFEVDAEGRVLGFEEKPEHPKPIPGVPDRALASMGIYAFNAGVLKKTVREDAERDASTHDFGKDIIPRMIKTHPVYTYKFEDENRKEAQYWRDVGTLDSYWEANMDLVSVSPHFNLYDRRWPLRTNLPMLPPAKFVFAEVGSRFGVAMDSIVSPGCILSGGTVDRCVLSPEVRVNSYAQVVESILMDGVVVGRHSRIRRAIVEKNVIIPERTVIGYNLAEDARRFRITPGGVVVVESTERVTEPITGK
- a CDS encoding neutral/alkaline non-lysosomal ceramidase N-terminal domain-containing protein, with amino-acid sequence MRVPHLLPILLLAVFAAVFAPATGRALEAGAGRADITPPVGTPMNGYGARMGRGSEGVHDPIWARALYLDDGTTRVFLVGMDLVAVNPELRARVLELAPDLVPPENIILTATHTHNGQGGMTRKMPVRLVSGRFMPDVLESTAMGITRAMQEAYDSRTRAAIGFGTAKQTGLTNNRRFSGGPRDEQIGVILVEDADGNPISVVANMAAHPTSIGDADMYQFSADYPGFFYTEMEKLTRPECVPIFLNGTQGNQTIGNPENKSDWARTESVGRLLAQRAKEVINGINCGEATLRVASAEPALPLALAGDMMPKSVFLQTLEINDLLMTFLPGEACVEIGLELRRRALELGYAAQFSVGLSNDYIMYFVPKHLYAEQNYEAAMNFYGPRIEDWFYREFTRLMGKSEAVPDPAPVEPATVEEIPGGLLLNLAGDPKSIGEARGRAFAEDLRLRWRQRIVEPLRSGAWTPPQSAWAYWPKFLEPSTLMVPMLGMAARPLLKDTPDTAFLEMEGLAAGAGLPFDAVWLLQSASTFDALADKSPLFSAPICTMAAAVGLPAGADDLLVARNLDWRWDNELPVVTKVRPDTGRAYVQVGFSWNAGVFTGMNDAGLVLCMERTADAQGAKAMQGPPVEMVLRDLLQNAEKPEAAIAALQALTHARGVHVLVAGFDGKKPAAAVVEFGQAVTVRRTDKEGLLLGMDPASPATPPEDQARYARFAELAAEKRIVGDREMQRILGDTGDGKGGPEQIWNSATRHSVVFVPKSGKVHVAFPGKDGGPGPHTTLSLKD